A genomic region of Branchiostoma lanceolatum isolate klBraLanc5 chromosome 4, klBraLanc5.hap2, whole genome shotgun sequence contains the following coding sequences:
- the LOC136431990 gene encoding uncharacterized protein — translation MSFYQSTRAILMDNGEEEGKQHQREMRLVTVGVSILASVSMVIGLVVLALSLVILSEEGGVISYLSGCNMTFGVAMFLAGLFEIVCACTRRATGCMICMYDMFAVTSIIAAIVDIDTMRRWLQYHDGSQVPLSEAIEYTCLLLAAIGFCLTAGSCVLMCRISQEQERLLFEDTYGMGTDQ, via the exons ATGTCGTTCTACCAGTCGACGCGCGCGATTTTGATGGATAACGGGGAAGAAGAGGGCAAACAACATCAGAGGGAGATGCGACTGGTAACTGTTGGGGTCAGTATCCTGGCTAGCGTCAGCATGGTCATAG GTCTTGTGGTCCTCGCCTTGAGTCTGGTGATCCTGTCCGAGGAAGGAGGAGTCATCTCCTACCTGAGCGGGTGCAACATGACTTTCGGCGTCGCG ATGTTCTTGGCAGGCCTGTTTGAGATCGTCTGCGCATGCACAAGGAGAGCGACCGGCTGTATG ATCTGCATGTACGACATGTTCGCCGTCACCTCTATCATCGCCGCCATCGTGGATATCGACACCATGCGGCGGTGGCTGCAGTACCATGACGGGTCGCAGGTGCCCTTGTCTGAGGCCATAGAGTACACCTGCCTCCTGCTGGCTGCAATAGG GTTCTGCCTGACGGCTGGGAGCTGTGTGCTGATGTGTCGCATCTCCCAGGAACAGGAGCGGCTGTTGTTTGAGGACACGTACGGCATGGGAACGGACCAGTGA
- the LOC136433604 gene encoding protein FAM177A1-like produces MRKGPMRMTSSLEISKMASSGVSVVATDDVLLQDKRMDDAQGFHTVSLDEHLPSCPARKKKQPRRVLHCSDGIYEEFSTDEEDEVDEPTVDPKTLTWGPYLWFYTTFMAGRGLAACDFLGEKLAWFFGITSPKYQYAIDEYERMKRQDKEEQEEAEREAEAERTRANQQEAEKVNDMEGGATATQAEQVEC; encoded by the exons ATGAGAAAGGGTCCCATgagaatgacgtcatctctAGAAATAAGCAAGATGGCGTCGTCAGGTGTTTCGGTTGTCGCTACAGACGATGTTTTACTTCAGGACAAACGAATG GATGACGCCCAGGGGTTCCACACAGTGAGCCTGGATGAGCACCTGCCCAGCTGTCCTGCCCGTAAGAAGAAGCAGCCGCGGCGTGTGCTGCACTGCAGTGATGGGATCTATGAGGAGTTCAGCACGGATGAGGAGGATGAGGTGGACGAGCCGACAGTCGACCCT AAAACTCTGACCTGGGGCCCATACTTGTGGTTTTATACAACCTTCATGGCAGGCAGAGGACTTGCAG CTTGTGACTTCCTGGGTGAAAAGCTGGCCTGGTTTTTCGGCATCACCAGTCCCAAGTACCAGTATGCTATAGATGAGTATGAGAGGATGAAGAGACAG GACAAAGAGGAGCAGGAGGAAGCAGAAAGGGAGGCAGAGGCTGAGAGAACAAGAGCCAATCAGCAAGAAGCCGAGAAGGTGAATGACATGGAGGGCGGAGCTACAGCTACTCAAGCTGAGCAAGTGGAGTGTTAG
- the LOC136433603 gene encoding uncharacterized protein — protein MGNCCSNYTGMWRALREGNYSIKEINYGGADATVLRTNIGVPVVSLLDQTNIRYVFDMDLVEKVPFTLGNTVLRPAVLGGHCPGMLSNGVEHVRRKKFAMAVIQRSLTNSLFSTVVEHLHAHTSMWATVGHNIYDFEDRVNRFCADVVSKIVLGTTLPYDSVRAWQNGLQSHRPRVPTVSRFRAKSHALRALPVLLRNIRNAPAYEEIIQLGKTCGLTEEEATHEVLYTIVGHALPQVQNPLLSCLAAYAAMPDLDRRQMWEEMNKVLHNVGTFTEAVLDSMKCVESFILEVLRLRPPMEFFFGRARKDFVVKTRDREAFQVHEGEVVCGSAFWAGRDPTSFRVPIMFRRNRFACPGSEALRGSLIFGRGPLSFLPSTENHQCPGLELAMGVLKPSMAWLLMFCKWKLTEEPKWSGKKRSRCGKPDNPMGMVTFKYYPTDVANYYPLPGVTPSNKKDKDNSPNVSSYVSSIL, from the exons ATGGGGAACTGCTGCTCCAACTACACCGGCATGTGGCGGGCCCTTCGAGAGGGCAACTACTCTATAAAGGAGATCAACTATGGCGGAGCGGACGCCACAGTGCTCCGGACGAACATCGGGGTACCTGTCGTCAGTCTGCTGGACCAAACCAACATTCGGTACGTGTTTGACATGGACCTAGTGGAGAAGGTGCCCTTCACACTCGGTAACACGGTGCTACGCCCGGCGGTCCTGGGCGGACACTGTCCGGGTATGTTGTCAAACGGAGTTGAGCACGTCAGACGGAAGAAGTTCGCCATGGCGGTGATCCAGAGGAGCCTGACCAACAGTCTGTTCTCCACGGTGGTGGAACATCTTCACGCGCATACGTCGATGTGGGCCACGGTCGGACACAACATCTACGACTTCGAAGACCGCGTGAACAGGTTCTGCGCGGACGTGGTGTCGAAGATCGTCCTGGGCACCACGCTGCCGTACGACTCCGTGCGAGCCTGGCAGAATGGGCTGCAGTCCCACAGACCGCGGGTGCCGACTGTGAGCCGGTTCCGAGCCAAGTCTCATGCGTTACGAGCCCTGCCCGTACTCCTCAGGAACATCAGAAACGCGCCAGCCTATGAGGAGATAATCCAGCTGGGGAAGACGTGCGGCCTGACGGAGGAGGAGGCGACCCATGAGGTCCTGTACACGATCGTGGGCCATGCCCTGCCGCAGGTGCAGAACCCGCTCCTCTCCTGCCTCGCCGCCTATGCCGCTATGCCGGACCTAGACAGACGACAGATGTGGGAGGAGATGAACAAG GTTCTACATAATGTTGGCACGTTCACCGAGGCCGTGCTGGACTCCATGAAGTGCGTGGAGAGTTTTATCCTGGAGGTGCTGAGGCTCCGGCCGCCCATGGAGTTTTTCTTCGGCCGGGCGCGCAAGGACTTCGTCGTCAAGACACGCGACAGGGAGGCCTTTCAG GTGCACGAGGGTGAGGTGGTGTGCGGCAGTGCCTTCTGGGCCGGGCGGGACCCCACGTCCTTCCGGGTCCCCATCATGTTCCGGCGGAACCGCTTCGCGTGTCCCGGCAGCGAGGCCCTCCGAGGCTCCCTCATCTTCGGGCGGGGTCCGCTCTCGTTCCTGCCGAGCACCGAGAACCACCAGTGCCCCGGCCTGGAGCTCGCCATGGGCGTCCTGAAACCGTCCATGGCCTGGCTGCTGATGTTCTGTAAGTGGAAGCTGACGGAAGAGCCGAAGTGGAGCGGGAAGAAACGGTCGCGCTGCGGCAAACCCGACAACCCCATGGGAATGGTCACGTTCAAGTACTACCCCACGGACGTCGCCAACTATTACCCGCTACCTGGCGTCACTCCGTCCAACAAAAAGGACAAAGACAATTCTCCTAACGTATCATCTTATGTGTCGTCCATACTTTGA